Proteins found in one Clostridium kluyveri DSM 555 genomic segment:
- the pduA gene encoding propanediol utilization microcompartment protein PduA — protein sequence MGQEALGMIETKGLVGAIEAADSMVKAANVALIGYEKIGSGLVTVMVRGDVGAVKAATDAGAASAKRVGEVISVHVIPRPHTDVEKILPNIG from the coding sequence ATGGGACAGGAAGCATTAGGAATGATCGAAACAAAAGGACTAGTGGGAGCTATTGAAGCTGCTGACTCAATGGTAAAGGCAGCAAATGTTGCACTTATCGGATATGAGAAAATAGGTTCAGGACTTGTAACCGTTATGGTAAGAGGAGACGTAGGAGCAGTAAAGGCAGCAACAGATGCAGGAGCTGCTTCAGCTAAGAGAGTAGGAGAAGTTATATCAGTACACGTTATTCCAAGACCTCATACGGATGTAGAAAAAATATTGCCTAACATTGGCTAA
- a CDS encoding acetaldehyde dehydrogenase (acetylating) produces MEIMDKDLQSIQEVRTLIAKAKKAQAEFKNFSQEAVNKVIEKIAKATEVEAVKLAKLAYEDTGYGKWEDKVIKNKFSSIVVYNYIKDLKTVGILKEDKEKKLIDIAVPLGVIAGLIPSTNPTSTAIFKVLIALKAGNAIVFSPHPTAVRSITETVKIMQKAAVEAGAPDGLIQCMSILTVEGTAELMKNKDTALILATGGEGMVRAAYSSGTPAIGVGPGNGPCFIERTADIPTAVRKVIGSDTFDNGVICASEQSIIAETVKKAEIIEEFKRQKGYFLNAEESEKVGKILLRANGTPNPAIVGKDVQALAKLAGISIPSDAVILLSEQTDVSPKNPYAKEKLAPVLAFYTVEDWHEACEKSLALLHNQGSGHTLIIHSQNEEIIREFALKKPVSRILVNSPGSLGGIGGATNLVPSLTLGCGAVGGSATSDNVGPENLFNIRKVAYGTTTVEEIREAFGVGAASSSAPAEPEDNEDVQAIVKAIMAKLNL; encoded by the coding sequence ATGGAGATAATGGATAAGGACTTACAGTCAATACAGGAAGTAAGAACTCTTATAGCAAAAGCAAAGAAAGCTCAAGCAGAATTTAAAAATTTTTCTCAAGAAGCTGTAAACAAGGTAATAGAAAAAATAGCTAAGGCTACAGAAGTTGAAGCTGTAAAACTTGCAAAATTGGCATATGAAGATACAGGATATGGAAAATGGGAAGATAAAGTAATAAAGAATAAGTTTTCAAGTATAGTAGTTTATAACTATATTAAAGATTTGAAAACGGTTGGAATTTTAAAAGAAGACAAGGAAAAGAAATTAATAGATATAGCTGTTCCACTTGGAGTTATAGCAGGACTTATACCTTCAACTAACCCAACTTCAACAGCAATATTCAAGGTATTAATAGCATTAAAGGCAGGAAATGCAATAGTATTCTCACCACATCCAACAGCAGTAAGAAGTATTACAGAAACTGTAAAGATAATGCAGAAAGCTGCAGTAGAAGCAGGAGCACCAGATGGATTAATCCAATGTATGTCAATATTGACAGTAGAAGGTACTGCTGAATTGATGAAGAATAAGGATACAGCACTTATCCTTGCAACAGGTGGAGAAGGAATGGTAAGAGCAGCTTACAGTTCAGGAACACCAGCTATAGGAGTTGGACCTGGAAACGGCCCATGCTTTATTGAAAGAACAGCAGATATTCCTACAGCAGTAAGAAAAGTAATAGGCAGTGATACTTTTGATAATGGAGTAATATGTGCTTCAGAACAATCAATAATAGCAGAGACAGTAAAGAAAGCAGAGATAATTGAAGAATTCAAGAGACAAAAAGGATATTTCTTAAATGCAGAAGAATCAGAAAAAGTAGGCAAGATTTTATTAAGAGCTAATGGAACACCAAACCCAGCAATAGTAGGAAAAGATGTTCAAGCATTAGCAAAATTAGCAGGAATAAGCATACCAAGCGATGCGGTAATATTACTTTCAGAGCAGACAGATGTGAGTCCAAAGAACCCTTATGCAAAGGAAAAATTAGCTCCAGTACTTGCATTCTATACAGTAGAAGACTGGCATGAAGCATGTGAAAAATCCTTAGCACTTCTTCATAACCAAGGAAGTGGACATACATTAATAATTCACTCACAGAATGAAGAAATCATAAGAGAATTCGCATTGAAGAAACCAGTATCAAGAATACTTGTAAATTCACCTGGATCACTTGGAGGAATAGGTGGAGCTACAAATCTTGTACCATCACTTACATTAGGCTGTGGAGCAGTAGGTGGAAGTGCAACTTCAGATAACGTAGGACCAGAAAACTTATTCAACATAAGAAAAGTAGCTTATGGAACTACGACAGTAGAAGAAATAAGAGAAGCTTTTGGTGTAGGAGCAGCTTCATCAAGTGCACCAGCAGAACCAGAAGATAATGAAGATGTACAGGCTATAGTAAAAGCTATAATGGCTAAATTAAATCTTTAA
- a CDS encoding response regulator transcription factor, with protein sequence MYKLLIADDEPLERKALRIILQRDFYNIDIKKDCKNGHEVVLNAKIYKPDIILMDIKMPEKNGLEAQKEIIQFLPNVKTIILTAYEKFDYAQEAIKYGVVNYMIKPVRTNDLKIALNKVIQSIETTEKHDNLKMTDINAKNIYEDTIKIILKYIDNNFNRKINLNSVANYVHLNPQYLSRYFKQKMGITFTQYITKLRLEKAKKLLINTDKSITQIALEVGYVDAAYFSKVFFKNEHLSPYKFKVSSYSKV encoded by the coding sequence ATGTATAAACTTCTTATAGCAGATGATGAACCTTTAGAGAGAAAAGCTTTAAGAATAATCTTACAGAGAGATTTTTATAATATTGATATAAAGAAAGATTGCAAAAATGGACATGAGGTGGTACTCAATGCTAAAATCTACAAGCCAGATATAATTCTCATGGATATAAAGATGCCAGAGAAAAATGGTTTGGAAGCTCAAAAGGAAATAATACAATTTCTACCCAACGTAAAAACCATTATTTTAACAGCTTATGAAAAATTTGATTATGCCCAGGAAGCTATAAAATACGGTGTGGTTAACTATATGATAAAACCTGTAAGAACCAATGACTTAAAAATTGCTCTAAACAAAGTTATACAATCTATCGAGACTACAGAAAAACATGATAACTTAAAAATGACTGATATAAATGCCAAAAATATATATGAAGATACTATAAAAATTATTTTAAAATATATAGACAATAATTTTAACCGCAAGATAAATCTTAATTCAGTAGCTAATTATGTTCATTTGAACCCTCAATATTTAAGCAGATATTTCAAGCAAAAAATGGGTATTACATTCACCCAATATATTACAAAATTGAGACTTGAAAAAGCAAAAAAGTTATTGATAAATACAGATAAATCCATAACACAAATAGCTTTAGAAGTAGGCTATGTAGATGCTGCTTATTTTAGCAAAGTATTTTTTAAAAATGAACATTTGTCACCTTATAAATTTAAAGTAAGTAGTTATAGTAAAGTATAA
- a CDS encoding 1-propanol dehydrogenase PduQ: MSTFSIKPTVFFDEGSVEYLNNLKEQNEGLIICCDEGSIDYLNNLAGKRALIVTDPFMVKSGAVNKITDIFKRINVDYEIFAEIVPDPPVSIVADGVGRMIAFKPDALIALGGGSSIDATKSIMAFCLKILKNKGDASGYKKPLFIAVPTTSGTGSEVTAFSIITTGKKKVALIDQGLIPDVAILDADFVKTVPSRITADTAIDVITHGVEAYVSTIASDFTDAFAEKAIKTVFQYLLKAYANGGDLEAREKLHNASCMAGMAFTNAGLGINHSLAHILGATFHVPHGRANAIVMPYVIKYNANLESGVETRAAKRYREIAEFLGLPASTVKEGVTSLICAINVLKKETNTPMNIKEAGVSREEFMSKVDFMGEIALADRCTPNNPRVPTKEDLIAVFKEAYGD, translated from the coding sequence ATGAGTACATTTAGCATTAAGCCTACTGTATTCTTTGATGAAGGTTCAGTAGAATACCTTAATAATTTAAAAGAACAAAATGAGGGGCTTATCATATGTTGTGATGAAGGTTCCATAGATTACTTAAATAACTTGGCTGGAAAAAGAGCTCTTATAGTAACAGACCCATTTATGGTTAAATCAGGAGCTGTAAATAAGATAACAGATATATTCAAGAGAATTAATGTAGATTATGAAATATTTGCAGAAATAGTGCCAGATCCACCAGTTAGTATAGTTGCAGACGGAGTAGGACGTATGATAGCTTTCAAACCTGATGCATTGATTGCACTAGGCGGAGGTTCTTCAATTGATGCAACAAAGAGTATAATGGCATTTTGTTTAAAGATATTAAAGAACAAAGGCGATGCATCAGGATATAAAAAACCATTGTTTATAGCAGTACCAACTACAAGTGGTACAGGTTCAGAAGTTACAGCTTTCTCAATAATCACAACAGGAAAGAAAAAAGTAGCTTTAATTGACCAAGGATTAATACCAGATGTAGCAATATTGGATGCAGACTTTGTTAAGACAGTACCAAGCAGAATAACAGCAGATACTGCAATAGACGTTATAACTCACGGAGTAGAAGCTTATGTTTCAACTATTGCTTCAGACTTCACTGATGCATTTGCAGAAAAAGCTATAAAGACAGTATTCCAGTATTTATTAAAAGCATATGCAAATGGCGGAGACCTAGAAGCAAGAGAAAAATTGCACAATGCATCCTGTATGGCAGGTATGGCATTTACAAATGCAGGACTTGGAATCAACCACAGTTTGGCACATATATTAGGAGCAACTTTCCATGTACCACATGGTAGAGCAAACGCAATAGTTATGCCTTATGTTATAAAATATAATGCAAACTTAGAAAGTGGAGTAGAAACAAGAGCAGCAAAGAGATACAGAGAAATAGCAGAATTCTTAGGATTACCTGCTTCAACTGTAAAAGAAGGAGTAACAAGTCTTATATGTGCAATAAACGTGCTTAAGAAAGAGACTAATACTCCTATGAACATAAAAGAAGCTGGAGTAAGCAGAGAAGAATTCATGAGTAAAGTAGACTTTATGGGAGAAATTGCACTTGCAGACAGGTGTACACCTAACAATCCAAGAGTTCCTACTAAGGAAGATTTAATTGCAGTATTTAAAGAAGCTTATGGTGACTAG
- the pduB gene encoding propanediol utilization microcompartment protein PduB, protein MNNELIEKVLGEVRKSLDLKNFDQEKLNKVVESTTEKLSDSKKEEAIKEAKPDVKVAEESKQAVVEQKANDVKTAPTMTEFVGTAGGDTVGLVIANVDSLLHKHLGLDNTCRSIGIISARVGAPAQMMAADEAVKGTNTEVATIELPRDTKGGAGHGIFIVLKAADVSDARRAVEIALKQTDKYLGNVYLCDAGHLEVQYTARASLIFEKAFGAPSGQAFGIMHAAPAGVGMIVADTALKTADVKLITYGSPTNGVLSYTNEILITISGDSGAVLQSLTAARKAGLSILRSMGQDPVSMSKPTF, encoded by the coding sequence ATGAATAATGAGTTAATCGAAAAGGTTTTAGGTGAAGTTAGAAAGAGTTTAGATTTGAAAAATTTTGACCAGGAAAAGTTAAATAAAGTTGTAGAATCAACTACTGAAAAGTTGTCGGATTCAAAAAAAGAAGAAGCTATAAAAGAAGCCAAACCAGATGTAAAAGTGGCAGAAGAAAGTAAACAAGCAGTAGTAGAACAAAAAGCAAATGATGTAAAGACAGCTCCAACAATGACTGAATTTGTAGGAACAGCAGGAGGGGATACAGTAGGCCTGGTTATAGCTAATGTAGACAGCCTGTTGCATAAGCATTTAGGCTTAGATAATACATGCCGTTCAATAGGCATAATAAGTGCCAGAGTAGGGGCACCTGCTCAAATGATGGCTGCAGATGAGGCAGTTAAAGGTACAAATACAGAAGTGGCAACTATTGAACTACCAAGAGATACAAAAGGCGGAGCAGGACATGGTATATTTATTGTTTTGAAAGCGGCAGATGTATCTGATGCTAGAAGGGCAGTGGAAATTGCACTTAAACAAACAGATAAATATTTAGGAAATGTTTATCTTTGTGATGCTGGCCATCTGGAAGTTCAATATACTGCAAGGGCAAGTTTAATATTTGAAAAGGCTTTTGGAGCTCCATCAGGGCAGGCCTTTGGTATCATGCATGCAGCTCCAGCAGGGGTTGGAATGATAGTAGCAGATACAGCATTAAAAACAGCAGATGTAAAACTAATTACTTATGGCAGTCCTACTAATGGCGTACTGTCATATACAAATGAAATTCTTATCACTATAAGTGGGGATTCAGGTGCTGTTTTGCAATCTTTAACTGCTGCTAGAAAAGCTGGATTGTCCATTTTAAGATCAATGGGACAAGATCCTGTTTCTATGTCTAAACCTACTTTTTAA
- a CDS encoding sensor histidine kinase: MSSLQSIDLKDIIDVENIQEIQNRLTKLVKFPTIIVDTNGIPVCKETNFTPFCSLMGSFPEGNKNCKLCHSQAGFLAMKDKNPKVYTCHTGLMDSATPIIVDDYYLGAVLGGQVLIKDQQTKDSINLKKLSKDYKIPIKRLEEVTNSIQLVESDYLHNCVEFYNFLANYIAEIGMHKITQKKLLKESEEKIKLEQQAKKMKLQTIQAQTNPHFLFNTLNTIARIALIENAPKTEDLIYTLSDILRYSLRNSEEFPKLKTEMEYIERYLYIQALRYSDRIKYHIEVDEKILECRIPSMTIQPIVENALIHGLEEKSEGGEVSIKGSLTPSKDIIIEVFDNGRGINSSILNLLNNSDNIPEQFGIGIRNTNDRLCNYFGNNYGLKIKSKPNWGTKVDIHLPRIMAP; the protein is encoded by the coding sequence ATGAGTTCATTACAAAGCATTGATTTAAAAGATATCATTGATGTAGAAAATATACAGGAAATACAGAATAGATTGACAAAGTTAGTTAAATTTCCTACAATTATAGTAGATACTAATGGTATTCCTGTCTGTAAAGAAACCAATTTTACTCCTTTTTGTTCCCTTATGGGTTCTTTTCCAGAAGGAAATAAAAATTGTAAATTGTGTCATTCTCAAGCTGGGTTCTTAGCTATGAAAGATAAGAATCCTAAAGTATATACATGTCATACTGGTCTTATGGATTCAGCAACCCCTATTATTGTAGATGATTATTATTTAGGTGCAGTTTTAGGTGGACAAGTGTTAATAAAGGATCAACAGACAAAAGATTCCATTAATTTAAAAAAACTATCTAAAGATTATAAAATACCTATAAAAAGACTAGAAGAAGTAACTAACTCTATTCAGCTAGTTGAAAGCGATTACCTTCATAACTGTGTGGAGTTTTATAATTTTCTCGCAAATTATATAGCAGAAATTGGAATGCATAAAATAACTCAGAAAAAGCTGTTAAAAGAAAGTGAAGAAAAAATAAAATTGGAGCAGCAAGCTAAAAAGATGAAATTACAAACTATACAAGCCCAAACTAACCCTCACTTTTTATTTAATACTTTAAATACCATAGCTAGAATAGCTTTAATAGAAAATGCTCCTAAAACAGAAGATTTGATATATACTCTTTCTGATATTTTAAGATATAGTCTGCGAAATTCCGAAGAATTTCCTAAATTAAAAACCGAAATGGAGTATATAGAAAGATATTTATATATTCAGGCTTTAAGATACAGTGATAGAATTAAATACCATATTGAAGTAGATGAAAAAATTCTTGAATGTAGAATTCCCTCTATGACTATTCAACCTATAGTGGAGAATGCATTGATACACGGTTTAGAAGAGAAGTCAGAGGGGGGTGAAGTTTCTATTAAAGGCAGTTTAACACCTTCAAAAGATATTATAATTGAAGTATTTGATAATGGCAGGGGAATTAATTCCAGCATACTGAATTTACTTAATAATTCAGATAATATACCAGAACAATTTGGAATAGGTATAAGGAATACTAATGATAGACTGTGTAATTATTTTGGAAATAACTATGGTCTAAAAATAAAAAGTAAACCTAACTGGGGCACAAAAGTGGACATACATCTTCCTAGAATTATGGCACCTTAG
- a CDS encoding iron-containing alcohol dehydrogenase produces MKNFVFKNATEIIFGKNSERFIGSKVKKYADKILFCYGGGSIKKSGLYDRVVDSLKENEVEFIELSGIKPNPRLEPVREGIKLCRENNIKFVLSVGGGSAADTAKAIAVGVPYEGDVWDFFIGKAKVKEALPIGVIITLPATGTESSNNSVIMNEEGWLKKGIATGYIRPTFSIMNPELTFTLPAYQTACGAADIMAHIMERYFTNIKNVDLTDRLCEAAMKTIINNVEIVLKDPENYDARAEIMWTGTIAHNDLLSTGRIGDWASHQIEHELSGQNDIAHGAGLAIIFPAWMKYVYTHDINRFVQFAVRVWNVELAYTSYEDIALEGIKKTKEFFQKIGLPVTLKEGNIDESKIEEMADKCTNNGTQRVGQFVKLNKEDVINILNLAK; encoded by the coding sequence ATGAAAAATTTTGTTTTTAAAAATGCTACAGAAATAATTTTCGGTAAGAACTCTGAAAGATTTATAGGTAGTAAGGTAAAAAAATATGCGGATAAAATACTATTCTGTTACGGAGGAGGAAGTATAAAAAAATCTGGACTTTATGACAGGGTAGTTGACTCATTAAAAGAAAATGAAGTAGAGTTTATAGAACTTTCAGGCATTAAACCTAACCCAAGATTAGAGCCAGTTAGAGAAGGAATAAAATTGTGCAGGGAAAATAATATAAAATTTGTGTTATCTGTAGGGGGAGGAAGTGCAGCAGATACGGCGAAAGCCATTGCAGTAGGAGTACCTTATGAGGGAGACGTATGGGATTTTTTTATAGGAAAAGCAAAGGTTAAAGAAGCTCTTCCTATAGGAGTAATAATAACACTTCCTGCCACAGGGACAGAATCCAGTAATAATTCTGTTATTATGAATGAAGAAGGATGGCTTAAAAAGGGTATTGCTACAGGATATATTAGACCGACTTTCTCAATTATGAATCCAGAACTTACCTTTACATTACCTGCCTACCAAACTGCTTGTGGTGCTGCTGATATTATGGCACATATAATGGAGAGATATTTTACTAATATAAAAAATGTAGATCTTACAGATAGACTTTGTGAAGCTGCAATGAAAACTATTATAAACAATGTTGAAATAGTACTTAAAGACCCTGAAAATTATGATGCCAGAGCAGAAATCATGTGGACTGGTACCATAGCTCATAATGACCTATTAAGTACCGGTAGAATAGGTGACTGGGCTTCTCACCAAATTGAACATGAATTAAGTGGACAGAATGATATTGCCCATGGAGCAGGTCTTGCTATTATATTTCCAGCATGGATGAAATATGTGTATACACATGATATTAATAGATTTGTTCAGTTTGCTGTGAGAGTATGGAATGTAGAGTTAGCTTACACCTCTTATGAAGATATAGCATTGGAAGGTATAAAGAAAACAAAAGAGTTCTTCCAGAAAATTGGATTACCTGTAACATTAAAAGAAGGAAATATAGATGAGAGTAAAATTGAAGAAATGGCAGATAAGTGTACAAATAATGGAACACAAAGAGTTGGACAGTTTGTAAAGTTAAATAAAGAGGATGTTATAAATATACTAAATTTAGCCAAATAG
- a CDS encoding DNA topoisomerase III: MSKILVLAEKPSVGRDLAKVLHCNKKNLGYIEGDKYVVTWALGHLVTLADPEDYDERYKSWVLEDLPMLPDKLKLVVIKQSGKQFNIVKSQMNRKDIGEIIIATDSGREGELVARWIIEKARVKKTVKRLWISSQTDKAIKEGFANLKNSSKYDNLYKAARCRAEADWVVGLNITRALTCKYNAQLTAGRVQSATLAMIVNREEEIKNFKAKDYFVINAKTKEFTLMWRDKNNNSNIYEENRVNKILAITKGKAANIIDVRESYKKQYAPALYDLTELQRDANRIFGYSAKHTLSIMQRLYENYKILTYPRTDSRYISTDIVDTLKERLKAISVGSYKIYASELLKTRINAHKGFVDNSKVSDHHAIIPTEEVLTLSLLSSEEKNIYDLVVKRFLAVMLPPFEYVQTSIITDINGENFIARGKVVKSKGWKKVYDIGNQVIEDDENENQILPELKKGDSIDIISIESRRLKTKPPARFNEGTLLSAMEKPQKYISIDKLYAKTLGETGGIGTVATRADIIEKLFNMFYVEKNGKDIIPTSKGKQLIELVPEDLKSPLLTAQWEMDLELISKGKKDPEVFIRKMREYAGTLVEDVKESSNKFKHDNITGKKCPVCGKYMLEVKGKQGRMLVCQDRECGHRENLARLTNARCPECHKKLELKGEGEKRIYVCSHCSFREKFSSFNKRFKENEGKLNKKEVSKYMKKMNGENKANINSSLAEALANIKFK, encoded by the coding sequence ATGAGTAAGATATTAGTATTGGCTGAAAAACCGTCTGTAGGAAGAGATTTAGCAAAAGTACTTCATTGTAACAAAAAAAACTTAGGCTATATAGAAGGAGATAAATATGTTGTGACCTGGGCATTAGGCCATTTGGTAACTTTAGCAGATCCTGAAGATTATGATGAAAGATATAAAAGCTGGGTATTAGAAGATCTGCCAATGCTTCCTGATAAATTAAAACTTGTAGTTATAAAACAAAGCGGCAAGCAATTTAATATAGTAAAATCTCAGATGAATAGAAAAGATATAGGAGAGATAATAATTGCTACAGATTCAGGAAGAGAAGGAGAATTGGTAGCCAGGTGGATAATAGAGAAAGCTAGAGTTAAAAAAACAGTTAAAAGATTGTGGATATCTTCTCAAACAGATAAGGCCATAAAAGAGGGATTTGCAAATTTAAAAAATTCTTCAAAATATGATAATTTGTATAAAGCCGCCAGATGTAGAGCAGAAGCAGACTGGGTAGTAGGATTGAATATTACACGTGCCCTAACTTGTAAATATAATGCACAGCTCACTGCAGGAAGGGTTCAATCAGCAACGCTTGCTATGATAGTTAATCGTGAGGAGGAAATAAAAAATTTTAAGGCTAAGGATTATTTTGTGATTAATGCAAAGACAAAGGAATTTACATTAATGTGGAGGGATAAAAATAATAATAGTAATATTTATGAAGAAAATAGGGTAAATAAAATTTTAGCCATTACTAAAGGAAAAGCAGCCAATATAATTGATGTTAGAGAGAGTTATAAAAAACAGTACGCGCCTGCACTTTATGATTTGACAGAATTACAAAGGGATGCCAATAGAATTTTTGGATATTCCGCTAAGCATACACTTTCTATAATGCAGAGATTATATGAAAATTATAAAATTTTAACTTATCCTAGGACAGATTCTAGATATATTTCTACGGACATAGTGGACACGTTGAAAGAACGTTTAAAAGCAATTTCTGTAGGCAGTTACAAAATATATGCAAGTGAGTTATTAAAAACCAGGATAAATGCACATAAAGGTTTTGTGGATAACAGTAAGGTAAGTGATCACCATGCTATAATTCCTACGGAAGAGGTATTAACACTGTCACTTTTAAGCAGCGAAGAAAAAAATATTTATGATCTGGTAGTAAAAAGGTTTTTGGCTGTTATGTTACCTCCTTTTGAATATGTGCAAACTAGTATAATTACTGACATTAATGGAGAAAATTTTATAGCAAGGGGTAAAGTTGTAAAATCAAAAGGGTGGAAAAAGGTATATGACATTGGAAATCAGGTAATTGAAGACGATGAAAATGAAAATCAAATATTACCTGAGTTGAAAAAAGGTGATAGTATAGATATAATATCAATTGAATCCAGGAGATTAAAGACTAAGCCTCCGGCAAGATTTAACGAGGGAACTTTATTGTCAGCTATGGAAAAACCACAAAAATATATATCTATAGACAAACTATATGCAAAAACTCTTGGTGAAACCGGAGGGATAGGAACGGTGGCTACAAGGGCTGATATTATAGAGAAACTCTTTAACATGTTTTATGTAGAAAAAAATGGTAAAGATATAATTCCAACTTCAAAGGGAAAACAACTTATAGAATTAGTACCAGAAGATCTTAAATCTCCTCTTTTAACGGCGCAGTGGGAAATGGACTTAGAACTTATTAGTAAGGGAAAAAAGGATCCTGAAGTTTTTATAAGAAAGATGAGGGAATATGCCGGAACATTAGTGGAAGATGTTAAGGAAAGCAGTAATAAATTTAAACATGATAATATTACAGGAAAAAAATGTCCTGTCTGTGGAAAGTATATGCTTGAAGTTAAAGGCAAACAGGGAAGAATGTTAGTATGTCAGGATAGGGAGTGTGGCCATAGAGAAAATTTAGCCAGATTGACCAATGCCAGGTGCCCCGAGTGTCATAAAAAGCTTGAACTTAAGGGAGAGGGAGAAAAACGAATTTATGTATGTTCACACTGCAGCTTTAGGGAAAAATTTTCTTCATTTAATAAAAGATTTAAAGAAAATGAGGGTAAGTTAAATAAAAAAGAAGTGTCAAAATATATGAAAAAAATGAATGGAGAAAATAAGGCCAATATAAATTCATCATTAGCCGAAGCATTAGCTAATATAAAGTTCAAGTAA
- a CDS encoding iron-containing alcohol dehydrogenase has translation MENTHNFLCPSINLIGTGALKNLPNYLMPHKLSKALIVTDKNIISLGYVEMVEKILKHLFISYDIFDGVLHPNSTISFVEDGLTYFKKGLNPLKRSYHFIISVGGGTCHDCAKGIAIVATNGGSIADYEGYKKMTKPCLPLIAINTTSGSASEVSHFVILTDESRKLKIDIGDPKMTPIISVNDPIFMSSMPPDVTVSSGMDVATHAIESFISTEAFPATDALAIAALRLVFTYIKRAHDNGNDLEAREQMMYANIMAGLAFNNAGLGLVHAMTHQIGGFYQQIHGICNTVLLPYVIEFNSSSIPEERILTLCSAMGENALNQHEALCKIKNKIQILSKELDVPINLKDIGVKEEDLEFLSNNAVKDIAMFTNPRQATAEDVFNIFKIAM, from the coding sequence TTGGAAAATACTCATAATTTTTTATGTCCATCAATTAACCTTATCGGTACAGGTGCACTAAAAAATTTACCAAACTATTTAATGCCCCATAAACTAAGTAAGGCTCTAATCGTTACAGATAAAAACATAATAAGTCTTGGTTACGTGGAAATGGTTGAAAAGATATTGAAACATTTATTTATTTCTTATGACATATTTGATGGTGTACTACATCCCAATTCTACAATTTCATTTGTAGAAGACGGTTTAACATATTTCAAAAAAGGGTTGAATCCATTAAAAAGAAGTTATCATTTTATTATATCTGTAGGTGGCGGTACTTGTCATGATTGTGCTAAAGGTATCGCAATAGTGGCAACTAACGGAGGCTCAATAGCAGATTATGAAGGATATAAAAAAATGACAAAACCCTGCTTGCCGCTTATAGCTATTAATACTACTTCTGGTTCTGCATCAGAAGTGTCACACTTTGTAATTCTGACAGATGAAAGTAGGAAATTAAAGATAGATATAGGCGACCCTAAAATGACACCTATAATATCTGTAAATGATCCAATATTTATGTCATCTATGCCTCCTGATGTAACTGTTAGTTCAGGAATGGATGTGGCTACCCATGCCATAGAATCCTTTATTTCTACTGAAGCCTTTCCTGCTACAGATGCTTTAGCCATAGCTGCTTTAAGACTAGTATTCACCTATATAAAAAGAGCTCACGATAATGGAAATGATTTAGAGGCCAGAGAACAGATGATGTATGCCAATATAATGGCAGGATTGGCATTTAACAATGCAGGGTTAGGACTTGTTCATGCAATGACTCATCAAATAGGTGGTTTTTATCAGCAAATTCATGGAATATGTAATACAGTACTTTTACCCTATGTAATTGAATTTAATTCTTCCTCCATACCTGAGGAAAGGATTCTTACGCTGTGCAGCGCTATGGGAGAAAATGCATTAAATCAACATGAAGCTCTCTGCAAGATTAAGAATAAAATTCAAATTTTATCTAAGGAGCTGGATGTTCCCATAAATCTAAAAGATATAGGAGTAAAAGAAGAAGATTTAGAATTTCTTTCAAATAATGCAGTAAAAGATATAGCTATGTTTACAAATCCTAGGCAGGCAACCGCAGAAGATGTATTTAATATTTTTAAAATTGCTATGTGA